The sequence ACATTTTTTGAAAAAAAATTCTGTGGCTTGCTCAGATCCTTCGCTCTGCTCAGGATGGCAATAGTTTCATTTTTGAGATACGTCTACTTTTTTCTCATTTTTTCTTTTGCTTCAATGGCCGGAAGATCCTTTTTATATTGTTTCGGATTCCATCTAATCTGAAATTGCTTTCCATATTTTTCTAATGGTTCTAATCCAACATCAGCGCGTCTTGTATCAACATTATCCGGATCTTCCAACGGTCGCACATAAAACAGTTGCGTTTCCTGGTCTCTACCAATTTGGCTTCCATAGAGTTGCCGTTTTCCACGTCCTAATGCGACTCTATCTTCAAGGAGCGCTAAAGCGCTCGCTTGCGCTCTTCCATTTTTTACGGCATCTCTCATTATTGGCAAATATTTTTCCTGTGTTGTTTGATCGGAATGTTGTATGACAAGAAATAACGTTGTATTTCCTTGTTCGCCAATTACATCTGTGCCTAACCAACCATAAGTATCAAGAATGGATTTTATGTTGATTAAATTCAACGAGTCCTTTTCAATGATGATTTTCCAATGATTCTTCATTTCTTTGGACTCCCAGCCGTATTTCTTTTCTATTTCTCCAATTTGATTTCGATATTTTTGATCGTCATTAAAGATACTGTCTAATTGAGCAATTAATGGTTTGTTGAGTTTGGCTTCGGCTTTTGCTTTGTTCTGTTGTATGGATTCCAATAACGGCTTCCATCGATTATCATAATGCAATGAGATGAGATCTTGATCGGCAGCGATGTGTCCGTAGTTTGTAACATTTGATGTTGTTGCGATGGTGTGAAGTTGAGAAAATGCGCTGTCTGGCACCCCAGCTAATGCCCAAGAACAGGCAGCATTATACCGATCATTAGGAATTCCTTTCCAGTCATTAACTTTAAAAGCTTCTGAATACGTCGATGCTGATTTTCTAAACTCTTTTACAGTATAGAGTGAATCTGCTTTTTTTACCAAATGGATATACGCTTGTGGAATACTCTGTCCAAAAGCGAATGGTGTTACAATTACCAACGCTAAAATTATTGTTATTTGTTTCATCTGTTTTGGAATAGATTGTTTACGTTAATGGCTACGCTATTGTTAAAAGATAGTAGAAACCATCTTATATACAAGATAGCTACTAGAAGTGGTCTCAAAAATGAATTTTATTGTCATTCCGAACGAAGTGAGGAATCTCGTTTTTATAATTGAAGACAAAAATCGAGATTTCTCGATGCTTCGCATCTCGAAATGACAATGATTAGGTATTTTTGAGACCACTTCTAATAATCTGCAATCTGTATATCTGCATTTAGAACCGATCTCAAAAATGAAACTATTGCCATTCTGAGCACTTGTCCGCTCGACGAGTCGAGTCCTCGACCTTCTTTTGCCGAAGGCATCACTTCGTGATTGGCGGAAGCCTTGAATGTTTTTATATTAAGCGTAGCGAAGCTCCGCTGTACGGAGTGCCGCATAATACAAAATGATGACGGCAAATCTGATACTATTTTCAGATTCTCCGCCTTTGGCGGACAGGTTCATCCCGATATCCTTCGCTCCGCTCAGGTCCGAAGGACTCCTTCGGAGATTGCATCGGGATTCAGAATGACTTTGTTTTTGTGTTTTTGAGATGCGCTCTAGTATTTTAGTTCTCCCTGAGGTTCTTTTGCATTTGCATACCACACCGGCAGGAGGAGACATGTGAGCAACGAAATCTACACAATTTTCTGCACCACACTAACACATTTCCTCACTCATCTTTCATTACCACGAGCACCTTCAACCTCTCTTTCTGCTTGTTCTGACCTAAAACACCAACAAATACCTTTGGAAACAATGTGCAGTATGCAAAATAACGTATTTACGTGATTGCGGAGTGTGCATGGAGAATATATATTTGCCAGAAACTTTTGAAAGGAAAAAACCATGGTGATCGATATCTCTGCCGTAAAAGAAGTTGTGCATCAAAATGTTAAAAAAATAAAATCGATTCAATGCGTCTCCGAGAGGCTGCACGTATCGTACGAAACGCTTCGCAAATCGTTTTTGAAGAAAGAACATATTCCCCTGGCAAATTATATTACCATACAGAAAGTACAGGGGATGAAACAGCATTTGTTGGAGGAGGATGATCCCTGTTTTTTTGTCTGTTACGAATACGGCTACCGCGAAGACAGCGGGGCAAAGATCTTTAAGAAATTGACCGGGATGACGATGCTGGAGTTTAGACAGAGAAACAAAACTAAATAAATAAGCTTAATACTTAAGGAAAACGCCGTTCAATAGAACGGCGTTTTGCTTTTAAAAAACAATGCGCATCACAATATTGTTTGTAACGATTCGATTTGTAAAAACTGGATGCCTAAAGAGTCAATTGATTCATATTAAAAGTACGTATTCACGTTATTGCAAAATGTTTTGCTTGGGAATATATTTTTCAAACTTTAAAAAAGAAATTTCAATTTCGAATAATTGTTTATAAGCATTTAAATAATGATTTCAGACACTGACATAATAGCATTCGAAATGTGGAAAATAGAATTATGACGACCAAAAATAGCTTTTTGAAAGTTCATAAATAACTTTCAGTAATGAAAATATGTATTTCGACAACGAAATAATGAAGTATGACAATGAAAAAAAGATATCTAACAAAAGATAATTGAAGTGCGTCAGTAAAAAAACTGTTTGTAATGTTATATAAATGATAATGTCCAATAAATATTTATGTCGGCACAATGAATTAATGAATAGTGACGTGGACAAGATGGCAGATTTTACAAAAAGAATGTGCCGTGGGAAGAAAAAAATATTGTATGCGTTTAGATAAACCAACACGTTTTATTAAAAAACGTGCATTATCAACAAAAACCTAATAGGAGGAATTATGAACAAACGCAATGAAAACAGGCTGACGATGTATGAAGGGTTACTCACACTGTTTCAGGCTAACGGCGCAAAGGTACAAACCGTAGGAGGGTTTCCCGATGCGGTAGCAGAATTCTCTTTAATAATTTCCTCGTTGAAAGTGAAATCAGCCGAAGTGGATAGTGTTGCCGTTGGAAAAACAAACTCCAAATATAGCGCAGAAGAAGTGTTGGTGGAGGCAGTCCTTCCGATGATGGCTGCATTATATTTGTACGGTAGGAAGCAAAAAAATGAGGAACTTCTAGCGTTCACAAATATTTCTGAAACAAAATTACGAAGTAAAAGAGATACGGAATTGGCTAAATACGGTAACGCTATTGCAGATTTTGCAGCAACACATGCAAAAGGCCTTGCATCGTTCAAAATTACTTCCGCCATGATAACTGATTTGAAAACAAAATCAGAAGCATACAATACTGCAATAGGAGTTCGTGAAAGCAGTGTTGTTGATAGGAAGGGAGCGAGAGAAACGATGAATGAATTATTTGAAAAGGCGGATGAACTGTTAAATGAAGAGTTCGACCGTTTTATGGAGTTATTGAGGACAAAAGAAAGTGAATTCTACAATAAATATTTTACGGCTCGGGTTATTAAAGACACAGGCATACGACATAAAACAAATGGTGAACCCATAAACCCGGCAACACCAACGGTTGCAAAAACCGTATAAGAAGCATTAAATATATAATAGGAATTGGTCAATCTATTAAACCCCAAACGTGTACGCACATTTGGGGTTTTTAATTGTAATATTGCTTTTGTTAAAGACTATCGTGACATTCATGCAAATTAGTTATGAAGTTTAATCACTTTCGAATATTACGTTGGCTTAAACAGTCTATTTACTAGTTAGCCAGCATAATCAATATTTGTCTTGTGCTTAATTGTATGACACAATCTAAATATTAGAAAAGAGTAACAAAATATTTACCACATAATGAGGAATAATATGTTTAAAACATTTGGTTTAGTAATTATGTTGGCATTTCTTATTTCAGGATGTTCATCTCTTAAAAGTAGCGGTGCTGATATTGAAGTTTCTGAAAATAATGCATCGTGTAGCATAGAATATGAGGGCTATGAGTATCTTCTTATTAAACTTAAAGAACAAGCAAATACTGAAATGTGGAGCCCTAGTGAGTTTGAAACAAATAAATCCGAATTGGCTTTAGGCGGGCAGTTAATAATCCATATTTCGGGTTCTGATATTGATAATGTAAACACAAAGTATTGGGAGTATATAATACAAACTTTAGACGGTAAAGAAATCTATCGTGAAAAAGGAAGTGACGACATACCGGAATACTATGTCAGTCGATTAGGTACTACTTGGTGGAATATTGATATAGTTGACTTAAGAGATAAATTAAATTCTCCAATTAAAGTATTTGTCATTGATAAATTGAGACAAAAAAGAAGTTCTTTTATTATTTATCCAAAAACAAAAATTCAAAACTAATATGTATGCTGGCTAACCAGTCACTCAACCTGACGTAGCAACCGCGACGCGCCTGAACTGGAATTGTTGAGAAATCTAAACACAACATACGACACGAAACAGCATTTTAAATTTAAAAATACAATTCTGCGCTCTGGAACGTTGCCACGCAGGTTAGTTCCAGTCCGTTATACCGCTTACATCTTTAAGTAAGCCAAGGTTATGCAACAAAAGTGACTATGATCTTACGCAATAAATTTAAGCAGGAGTTAGTATGAACAAGTTGTTTTCCCTTCAAGTAATCTTTCTTCTTTGTTCTATTCTTAATGGTCAAACTAAAACGTTTGTACGAGAATACACATATTCTGTGGGTGAAGCCGATAGTAAAATCACTTCTCGCGCTGTTTCACTCGATCAGGTAAAGAGAATATTGCTCGAAGAGATCGGTGTCTATATACAATCTACTTTTGAAACCCAGAAGGAGGAAAACAACTCTTCCTTTAGTGAACTGACAAAACAACAAATCCAAAGTATAACGGCGGGAGTTACTGAAACTAAAATACTTGAGGAAAGATGGAACGGAGAGACATTCTACATCAAAGCAAACATAACCGTCGATCCCAAGGAGGTTACAAAAAATATCGCAAGCATCGCTCAAGATCAACAGAGAGTAAAGGACCTTGAGGAAGCAAAACGGGATGCCGATGATGCCGTGCAACGTATACACGATCTTCAGCAACAACTCGCTGTTGTCAAAGATGAAAATGAACGTGCAGCGAAACGTCAGCAATATATAACTGCCACGAATACACTATCGGCAATTGAGTGGGTTCGCAAAGGCATCAATGCTGGTCAGCGACAAGAGTATGATAACGCGATCCTCTTTTTTCAAAAAGCATTAGAACTCGATCCTACCATATATTATGCATATTCAAACCTAGGAAATATTTTTTTCCTGAACAGAAATTATGAAATGGCTTTGAAGTTATACAACAGAGCCTTTGGACTTTCCCCTCATTTCTTTAGCCTCGGATCAACCAGAACGGACAAGCTTGATAATTCGACTCCCGACTGGATGATTAATTTTCCCGAAGACCCCAACATTGTCTTTCAAGCAACCACAGATACTTGGAGCGGTCCAAATGCTTCTAGCACCGCCAAGACAAGAGCAATTTTATCAGCATTAGGGTTATTGAGCGAGGAACTTGATCGGTGGATAGAAGTAACAATGGACGCATTCCTCCTCTCTGAATTATCTGATTCCGTGAGTATTGAGGGTTTATTTTCACAAAAGCCAACGAGTGCGATCAATTTCGAATTTTGGAGTGGCTTAAGGGTTCAATTACTCGGAAAGTATTATCAAGAAGAAACTGACTCTGTGCTGACCCCTTGGGTGTCGAGGGCAATAAGACTATTTTTACCACGACCCATCGAAGGAATTTCGGTGATAACGTGGCGTGTTGAGAAAAGTCTCGATGGGAAAAATATAGTGCAGAGTGACACTCTAATCCCAACGGAATTCTCTATAAAGTTTCTTCAACAATTTGAACAACTCTTAAAGGACAATGAAATCTACATTAGAAAGTCACTCATTGTTCCCGACAGTGTTGCACAAAGGTGTTACATTCTGTTGGCGCATCCGCTTGGATCTGAATACACAAAGTTAGTTCAACAAATCAACAACAACAAACAAAAATATAGGAGGTTTATTGCAACATCGATGTTCAAACATATGGAGGAGGTTGCAAAGGAATATGAAAATTCTAAGAAATCTCGATTGAACTAGTTCTTTACAATTCATGATAACTTTTAGATCTAAGTACAAATTTTTACAAATAGTTTTATTTATTTGAAGATTTTCAAAATATGGCAGCAATAGCACTCGGGAAGTTTAATAAATAATCCCACGCGCCGGAACGATACCATGAAGGTTAGCTCTAGTCCGTTAGACAGCAACAATCAGCTTCATCATAATGGAGACATAAATGGAAAAATATTACAATTCGACTTTGTTTTTCGTTTTACTTTTAATATTTGGGTGTGCAACTGTCCCTTCATATCGTGTTTCACAACCCTGGTTTAGGTCATTGAAATCCAACCATTCAATTGATCCATCAAAAGGTATCAAAATCGAAGTTTCTGGAACAACAATACCACTTCTCGGAAATGAACAATTGACCTCTGAAAATCTCCGTAATTCTATTACTCATTTAATAAAACGTCGTGGTTTTATTATTGAAAACGGAAATTATGATTACCTGATAAAGTTATTTTATAAAACAGATAGAAATGATAAAATGAAATTCTCTTCAACTATTTCATCAATGAATACTCAAGCGTATGCAATTTCAACCGGAAGTGGTGCAGGTACAACCTCTGGGCTAGGAGTTAGCATTGCAAGAGCAATTGGAATGTTGGCGTCTCGTTCTTCGACAGTTGAGACACAATCTGCAAATCAGCGAGTTTCATACACACATACAATTTCGATTGAACTTTCAAATAGAGAGGGAAGTATTTTATGGAAGGGTGAATCAACTTGGGATTCAGAAGAACTAAATTTAATTAGCGGAATTATTCCAGCATTACAATTAATAATTAGCGATTTACCATCTGATAAAACCGTTCGGCCTGAAGTACAAGAAGTAAAAGATACTCACGTAAATAATTATTACAAATTAGAATGTAAAGATGTATGGTTCACTTGCCCCGCATTACCTTATCGAATTATGTTTGAAGATAATAGTATGAAGTCGTCTAATAGAATATCAATCCCAAATGGTATATTAAACCAAAATGCATTTGCGACTTATGTTGATCTAATTCAAACAGCAGAATATGCTCTACCCGATGGAAACGAAAAAGATTGGAATGATCCGTTAGAAATATCGTTATGGAAAAAAGTTACATTAGGTGGTCAATATTATTTAGGCCCGGAAAAAACACCTGTTAATATTATTATTAAACTTTTCGGAAAGAGTGATGGTTATTACATTACTGAATGCAAGATAGCAACAGAGAATGAGTTTTCTGAATTCAATAAGAAATTAATTAGTTGGAGGGAAGTGCTTACAAATTATTATGATGTATATAAACGCTAAAGAAATCTTGTTGCTGCCTAATTAGTCGCTCAAGCAGACGTTGCAACCGCTCGTGTCCCAAGTTTGCAAATGTTGAATTCTCAAATGACAACTTACGATACGAAAGCAGATTTTAAATTTAAAAACAGAATCCCACGCGCTGGAACGATACCACGCAGGTTAGCTCCAGTCCGTTAGGTTGCACTTAAATTATCATTCTAAAAAAAATTAGGGAGAGCAAATGGGTTGGAGATTTAGAAGACGTTTGACTTTGTTTCCTGGAGTTAGGATTAATTTTAGCTCCAAAGGAATTAGTACGACTTTCGGCGTTCCAGGTGCAAGTGTAAATATTGGAAGTAACGGTGCATATTTAAATACAGGTATCCCTGGAACTGGTTTTTACAACAGAACCAAAATTAATTTTGGCTCTGGCTCCAATAAAGTAACTCCTCAAGAAAACGAACAATTCCCAACAGATTCACCAAACTATTTTGTACCTGAGGGAATTGGAGCAATAAAAAGTGCCGATAATAATTCTATTACAAGCAAAGGTCTTTTAGGGGTTAAAGAAACACTTTTCGCAGCATATAAGGAAAAACAATCACTTCAAGCTGAGGTTAATAATGGTAAAGCAGCATTGGAACAGGTAGAAAGTAGATTAAAATGGATGAAGATATTTTCATTAAACGGATTGCTATTTAAACGCACATTATTGGATCGGCAAAACGAATATAAGGAATGCAAAGCATCTTTACTTGAAGCGACCAAACAGTCTGCCGAATGTAAGGTTTCAATCGAAGTGCAAATTGATCCATCGCTCATCAGATTTTATGAATCATTTAAAAAAGGTTTTGATAATCTTAAGGGATCGCAACATTGTTGGGATATAACCTCAAGTATTTATGTTGACAGAGTAAAAACTCGTTCGTCTGCGTCACAATCCATAAATCGGCAAAAAGTATCGTTCACATATTCCAGTTTAGATTTTGTCAATTCGGAATATCCCGCATTTAATTTTAAGAATGTTAATGGTGCTGATTTATTCTTTTATCCTGCATTCTTGATTGCATTTCATTCAAAATCCGATTTCGCGTTAATCGATTACAAAGAAATGTCTATTGACTATAGTCGAGTAAGCTTTGTTGAAACAGAGAATGTTCCTAATGATTCAATCGTATTGAGTAGAACGTGGCAATATGTAAATAAAAATGGTTCTCGTGATATGAGATTTTCTAATAATTATGAGATTCCAGTAATGTTATATGGTGAACTAGATCTTAAAAGTAGTGCGGGCCTAAATGAATCATATATGTTTAGCAATGCAACTGCCGCGGAAGAGTATGTCAATTCTTATGCAAGATTTAAAAATGCTTTAAGTGGAGACAGAAACCAAGAAACACAATCGAAAAAGGAATCCGTTACCAAACCACAAATGTCGAAAGCAAAAGCTCTTCATACTCTTGGTTTGTCTTCAAGCGCAACCAGCGATCAAATAAGAACAGCTTACATTGAGTTGATTCAAAAATATCATCCTGATAAGGTATCTCATCTTGCTGACGAATTTAAGATGATTGCCGAAACAAAAACAAAAGATATAATATCAGCTTATTCAATTTTAACTCAACAGCGATTTTAAGTGCAACATACGAGTCACTCAAGCTTAGTTCCGGTCCGTTAGGCTCCTCACGTAAATGCCTTACCATACAACATAGTTATTCATACCAAACTATCTTATGCTTTTAAATATACCAGAATCACGGTATTGTGGTTCATGGGGTATTAGCGTAGTTTCTTGCAGTCAAACTATAATCTGGGGGAATCATGCTTTCAAATTTCAAACCTTTACTCCTATTAATTTTTTCAATCCTCTTTTTTGCCGTTGAATTAGAGGCGGGACAATGCCAAGCCACAACGAAAAAAGGCACACAATGTAAACGGCAAGCGGCGGCAGGTTCTTCATACTGCTGGCAACATGCAGGTCAAGAGACAAAAACACCCGGAACAATCCTAAATACCGATAAAAAAAGTTCGTCTGAGGTAAAAAAGGAAGAATTCAAGAAAAAAGATTATGCTACAACTCAGTGTCAGGCGACTACAAAAAAGGGGAAACAATGTAGTAGAAAAGCAAAGGTGGGCTCAAAGTATTGTTGGCAACACGGGGGATAAATGAAATCACTAAAAATAATTCTGCTCATTTTTACAATATCTCTATTCATGGTCGATTGTTCTTCATCGGACGAAACCGTTGGCGCACCAACATCATCTTCCGGTGATTGTCCGAACGGTAGGTCGGGCGCAAAGTGTAAAGATGGATCATCAAGCACGGCAACGGGAAGCGGGGCTTGTTCAAGCCATGGCGGAGTAAATTATTGGATATGTAAATAGAGGGCACTATGCGAGATAAAAAAAGAATAAACGAAAGGGATATAAGCATAGAGGATAAAATAGGTGTTGCAATTAAAAAGCGAAAAAGAATAACTTTTACATATGACGAATACTCAAACACACGCATTTTTGAACCTTATTTAGTATATGAGTCTACGAAGCACAATTACTTAGTGTTTGGAATGCAGACTTACGACAGCGAAAAACCTCACGAAGGAACAAGTCCAAAGAATTTTGAAATATATTATATCAAGAACTTAACCGTTCTTGAAGAAGATTTTAAGCCCGATTCCGCATTCAATTCCTATTCCTTTCCGAATAAGATACGCACTATCTATTCCGTCGATTAAATAGACTAAAAAATTTTGTAGTGGACCTTTGGCAGTCTCTACAGCATCTTCCGCGTTTACAATCTCGAATGCACTTTTACCTATTTTGGCAAAAAAAAACCGCCGCTCAAATCGAGCGGCGGTTTTGTGTTTTCCCCCATTGTCATCCAGTCCTGCAAAGAGCGGGAGAGAATGGCAAAAATATTATGATTGAATAATCGAAAGTTTCTTTTCCAGTTTAGAGAGTCGGTCGCGAAGCTGTTTGTTCTCTTTCTTTAACAGTTCGATCATAGTCTCTTTTTCAGAAAGTTCTTTAGCAATCGAAGCCGAGGCCATTCTATTTTTATTTTGTGTTACCGGTTTTTGTGCAAAGGTCCGCACCGGAGCAAAGTATTTTTTTGTGGACTTCATAGCGACCGGGGCGGTGGTGCAGCCGGCCATTAAGAATGCCATTATTAATGTAAAAATGATCTTTTTCATAAGACGAACTCCTTCAAGTGTTTCTGAATCTGTAATTCTCTTGTACAAATATACCTGTCTCTATAATAGATGGCAACGAAATTGATATTAATTTTCTCTCATAAGTCAGCAGGAGGGGTTTTCTCCTTTGAAAGCAGGTAAATGGCCACTCCCAGAATGCCCGCCGCAATGAAAATTGGAACAAGGTTATTCGCTACGGCAACTTCACCTCCCGAAATTTTCGGGGCTTGCGGCCGATCCTTTACCGGAGGCAACAGATTTGAGGGGAGGGGAGTAACATTGCTTACTTTAAACGTGAACGGATAATCGATCATGATCTCGCCGATTTTGATCGGTATTGATAGTGTCACTTCGCTTCCGACCAATCCCGTAATCGCCTTTTTTACTCTCGGATATCCCCGGTCGTTCGAAAGAAAGAGATCTTTTTCTACCCAGCTTCCTTTTTCCATATAGACATTTTCGCGAGGGATCATTGTTTCGCGAATGTATCCTAACGGAGGTATGACGAGAGGAGTGGGTGAGACAAATTCCGGAGAGTAAAAATTGCTTGTGTTGCGGACGGAATAAGTGCGCTTGTTGACGCTAAGTGAAACTTTTTCCCAGACGATGGACATTGATGCTTCCGAAATATTCTGCATCTGAAAATGGACTGCTGAAGCATCAAAACTGAACTGGATATACACATACTCATCCCGGAAGATTAATTGATCGCTCTTCTTCGGCTGTGTCATGGTATAGGTATAGAGATAATTGGTCCCCTTTTGTGCGGCAACAGTTCCCGCGCATCCGGAGATCAACAGTGAAGCGATCAAGATATAAATCAGAACATTTTTCGTAATGCTGTTATTTGACATAAATCATCTTTTTCGTTGTCATGTGCGTCTTTGTAAGCAATCGATAGAAATAAATACCTGACGCAACCGAAACACCGTTTTCATCCGTACCATTCCATGTTATTTTATACTGTCCGGGATCGTGCGGAGCGGAGACCAGTGTCTTCACCTTTTGACCCAGAACGTTGAAGATATGGATCGCCGTCTTCGCTTCGGTTATTCTATTATCCGGAATATCGTACTCGATGGTGGTCGAGCCGTTGAACGGATTCGGATAGTTTTGTTTTAACTTGTATGTTAACGGATATTTCCCCACTACTGACGGAATAACATCGACTTCCGGTGTTACCGCCTTGTTGGATGTAATAGCAAGAATCACCTCTGTTGTATCGATCTGACCGGTGGATGTGATTTTTGGAATGCGCAGTATTGTACCTTCCCCAGGTTGAATTTCCGAATTAATTAGACTGTATGCAAGCAATCTAATTTCATTATCGGTTGTTTTCACAATCACGTCCATATGCTGTGCGCGTGAGAAGACGTAGTTTGCTTTGGTCACATTCACCGTGGAATCCTTCAATCGAATGCGGACTTCAATACCGCGGACACCGACCGTATTCACCATATTCAGACGCAACCCTTGCGGCGTTACTTCGAACTGAGTTTTTGCTCCGTCAAAGTACTCGCGCGGTTTTGCTGATCCTGTCTGACCATCTTTCTTACTCAACCGATCTGACGCTGTTTGTTCCGGTACGAACGGCGGCGGTGAGGAGAACGAGAGCGATTTGCCGAGAATATTATCGCGCAAGATATTGATATCAGAAGTGTCGATTCTTCCGCTTCGATCCAGATCGGATTTAATAGAATCGGAAATGGAGAATGATTTGTTTCCGATAATCTGATCGATGATCGTGGTGATATCGGCAACGTTCACATTAATATCGCCGTTCGGATCGCCGTAGATGTAATATCCGTCTGCAGCGTAGAGTGCAGAGAGGTTACTGCCGACCGATGCTGTAACATTGTAGGTACCTTCACGATCT is a genomic window of Bacteroidota bacterium containing:
- a CDS encoding DUF6624 domain-containing protein — its product is MKQITIILALVIVTPFAFGQSIPQAYIHLVKKADSLYTVKEFRKSASTYSEAFKVNDWKGIPNDRYNAACSWALAGVPDSAFSQLHTIATTSNVTNYGHIAADQDLISLHYDNRWKPLLESIQQNKAKAEAKLNKPLIAQLDSIFNDDQKYRNQIGEIEKKYGWESKEMKNHWKIIIEKDSLNLINIKSILDTYGWLGTDVIGEQGNTTLFLVIQHSDQTTQEKYLPIMRDAVKNGRAQASALALLEDRVALGRGKRQLYGSQIGRDQETQLFYVRPLEDPDNVDTRRADVGLEPLEKYGKQFQIRWNPKQYKKDLPAIEAKEKMRKK
- a CDS encoding tetratricopeptide repeat protein — protein: MNKLFSLQVIFLLCSILNGQTKTFVREYTYSVGEADSKITSRAVSLDQVKRILLEEIGVYIQSTFETQKEENNSSFSELTKQQIQSITAGVTETKILEERWNGETFYIKANITVDPKEVTKNIASIAQDQQRVKDLEEAKRDADDAVQRIHDLQQQLAVVKDENERAAKRQQYITATNTLSAIEWVRKGINAGQRQEYDNAILFFQKALELDPTIYYAYSNLGNIFFLNRNYEMALKLYNRAFGLSPHFFSLGSTRTDKLDNSTPDWMINFPEDPNIVFQATTDTWSGPNASSTAKTRAILSALGLLSEELDRWIEVTMDAFLLSELSDSVSIEGLFSQKPTSAINFEFWSGLRVQLLGKYYQEETDSVLTPWVSRAIRLFLPRPIEGISVITWRVEKSLDGKNIVQSDTLIPTEFSIKFLQQFEQLLKDNEIYIRKSLIVPDSVAQRCYILLAHPLGSEYTKLVQQINNNKQKYRRFIATSMFKHMEEVAKEYENSKKSRLN
- a CDS encoding DUF4236 domain-containing protein; protein product: MGWRFRRRLTLFPGVRINFSSKGISTTFGVPGASVNIGSNGAYLNTGIPGTGFYNRTKINFGSGSNKVTPQENEQFPTDSPNYFVPEGIGAIKSADNNSITSKGLLGVKETLFAAYKEKQSLQAEVNNGKAALEQVESRLKWMKIFSLNGLLFKRTLLDRQNEYKECKASLLEATKQSAECKVSIEVQIDPSLIRFYESFKKGFDNLKGSQHCWDITSSIYVDRVKTRSSASQSINRQKVSFTYSSLDFVNSEYPAFNFKNVNGADLFFYPAFLIAFHSKSDFALIDYKEMSIDYSRVSFVETENVPNDSIVLSRTWQYVNKNGSRDMRFSNNYEIPVMLYGELDLKSSAGLNESYMFSNATAAEEYVNSYARFKNALSGDRNQETQSKKESVTKPQMSKAKALHTLGLSSSATSDQIRTAYIELIQKYHPDKVSHLADEFKMIAETKTKDIISAYSILTQQRF
- a CDS encoding WYL domain-containing protein; this encodes MRDKKRINERDISIEDKIGVAIKKRKRITFTYDEYSNTRIFEPYLVYESTKHNYLVFGMQTYDSEKPHEGTSPKNFEIYYIKNLTVLEEDFKPDSAFNSYSFPNKIRTIYSVD